The Brachionichthys hirsutus isolate HB-005 chromosome 17, CSIRO-AGI_Bhir_v1, whole genome shotgun sequence genome segment ACCGTGTTTGTATCTTTGAGCATGCTTTCAGAGTGGATTCCTCAGAGACTGTTATGAGACACTAGAGGGAGGATTAGAAAAAGGAAACTAAAATTGTAAAGCTATCCCAGTGGATGAGCTCATGAGTCATATATTTTCTAAAAGCTATAAGTCACATATCAAATATTAACACAATGCTGCTCTGAAACAGATGCTTTGGATAGAGAGGTAAAGAAAGGGAAAATACAGGACGCTGGAGGACTTAACCTGTTTCTAGTCATAACATCACCTCTCCATCTTCACACACCAGtggtctctgttctctgctgccAGCCTGCATCGCAGTTCTTATCGAGGCCTTTCTTCCCCTGCAGCACATATAAACAAGGCAGAACATGTATTTAAAATTGTGTGCTCTTGGAAGTTTACaactttttattctttttcagAAAAAGCTTAATGGTAAAGCAAGTGAATTGGTTCCATCTGGAATACAGCAAACATAATTAAATCCCTGCATAATTATCAAGGAATCCATATTAATCGTACACTAATCTATTTGCATATaggaaacacagacaggaataaGAACTTTAAcatatgtaaattatttttaacctTTTACTTCGTCCAAGTACACTGTCATTCTAACAAATATTGCTTTTCTTATTGATCTTTGTGCATGTAGAACGTGAACAACAGCGCCCTCTATTGTCGGTTATATGCGTTACAGCCGATTTGTCGCCCCACCGACGCGCTCTCTTCCTATTGGCTGCTTTCGGGCAATGTGACCAAAACAGAAACATGGCGGCCTCAAGTGCAGTCCGTTCGGGTGTCGGGCTGACTTTCAGACTCTCTCGAGTTATACCAGACTGCAGCACATGCCCTTTCAACAAGTTAAATAGCTACGTGACCAGATTAAACAGACGAAGGAGCGGCTTGTTCGATTGCCTCTGGACGATTAATCGACATGTGCAAACGAGTATGGGTGAGTGAGGCAACTTGCTAGCACGTTTAGCCATAATCAGTGTGTTGGCTATTTACTGACTAGTTTTTAACATATTAGTAGTattaaataaacttttatttatccggatattgttgttgttattaatatCAACAAAGTTTCGATCATAGGGTCGAAGCATATTAGAAATAAGAGTTGAACGTCCGCTCAGTAAACGCTTCGTGCGACCCCTGACTTAGATAAGATGGTAACGAGACTTTGCAACAAGTTAGACTTGTGCGCCAGGAaatgctgaaaacaaaaacagtaacAGGCCTCCTGGTCGTGTCCCTGTGTTTAAAGGTCTTTATCGGTGTGCCGAGGGGAATTCAAATGCCGAAGCTCCAGAGGATGTGTAagttcagggagggggggggggggttgaatgggTTTTATTATTCTTGGATGGTGTTTTGTCAGTGCGAATATTACAGTGGCGATAACTGATCCAATCATTGCATATTAACTTAAAAAGATGCCTTAaacatgcatgtaaatgtgGATGCGTGGCATCTGAGAAATGATTTGCAACAATTCCTTTAGCGGTTTGTGCTCCTGAAATGTAGACTTGAATCAAGACAAATTGTGATTTAAGACAAAATGCCCACATAAACAAAATGTGAACGCATTCTGCAGAcgcaaagaaaagcaggaagtgaaatgaaaactGGTTTTATTCTCACATTGTATTGTTAAACATCAAGGTGCTACAATATCCTCtgaatatatacacacatatatatatttaatgtgtAGTTTACAATATTAATTACAAATGTGTGATATAAAAtactgtttgtccctctctgaTGCTTTAAATTCCACATATGTGACTGTAAACAAGGCCCATACTTTTAATTGGTTGCTGTTTAGGGTTAATGTTGTATATGTAGATCGTTCTGGCCAGAGAATCCCCATCCAGGCCAAAGTGGGAGATAATGTCCTTTACTTGGCTCACAAACATGGCATCGATCTTGAGGGTGAGTATTTATTCAGCCAATGCCATtccttaaatatttattcaacatAGTGTTTAAGACACTTGCTCATAATTTGTAATCCTTTCATGTAGGGGCCTGTGAGGCGTCACTGGCCTGCTCTACATGCCAGGTCTACGTGAGCGGCGAGCATTTTGACAAACTTCCAGAACCTGATGAGAGGTAGGTCTGCCAGAACCGTAGAATATCGACGCGTTTGTGTGATCAGGTGAATGAAGATCACTATAAAACAACTGACGGATATCTGGGCTTTCAGGGAGGACGACATGCTGGACATGGCGCCCATGCTTCAGGAGAATTCCCGCTTGGGATGCCAGATCCTTCTCACTCGAGAGCTTGACGGCGTCGAGCTCACCTTGCCCAAGGTCACCAGAAACTTCTATGTGGATGGGCACGTGCCCAAGCCTCACTGAGAAGGGATGGcagatgacgatgatgaagaacaAGGGAGTCAAATGAGTGTCTTTCCACATCCCTTTGAAGAGTGTGTTTTGTATCAGAGGTGCCCGGCAATAATAGAAAAGAGACAGCGTTCAAGACGGCGTGGGCGAAGAAAGATTCCGCCGTCAGACGGGTCTGCAGGAGAGGTCAGGTGAATTTAAGCGTTGCCTCCAGAGAGACCGGTTTCATCGACGGCGCGTCGGAGGCCAGCGCTCAACCTCACAAACTGCTGCTGGCTTGAGCGCCTATTCGAGAGACATTGTTTTCTGATTTGCAGAACGTGCTTCGACCGAGTTCGTCTTTATGTCGTTTGAACGGAGCATTCCACGTTACAGCTGACATGCGCACAAATATCGCAACGCCGTGTTCTCATCTCATTTCTGGAACACTCGTCAGATAATATGTACGCGTACAGCATTTACTGTCACTTCTGTGTGTGCGGCGAGTTAATCTGTCAGAGTTTTGATGTCTTATAAATAAGTACCGATTATAGTAAGCCCTCCCGGGTGTGGTCCTGAAGCCATATGATGGAACCAGATTGGTTGTGGGGTAGGCTTGTTGCATAAATCATGCCTGAGCGATGACACCATCTCATTTTAGAGTTCACGCACTCTGGGTGTCTCCGCGATTAAGGATTATTGGGTCTGGCTCAGGTGAGCTGATCCAGGTGAGACTGTTGCGAAGCCGACCGGCTTCAAGCTATCGACTTCCAGCCTTTTACTTTGCGAGTCCGGTGAACTCGTCCGACTTACGCACAAATATATCTATGAATTGTTTGTTATGAAGATGACGTTACAGATATTTAAAGCTGTGCAATaaaaccagttttttttttttccccacactgCTCGTTACTTGCCATTTATTATAAGAACTCAAAGAGGACGAGACATTCTCTAAGTGGTCGATAACCAATAATTCTTTGCATGACGAGCTGAAATCGCCTCGCAGGAGCTGCCAAAACAAAATAGATCTCATGCCGGCGTGTTTCCTCCATATAATCTAGCAGAACTTCAACACCCGTGCAGCTGCTCCTTGTCCCCGTCAGAGCAACCCGATTCAAGTACCGGTAAGTTGGCGTGCAGCAGaatttgatcaaatgttttcttgttgttttcagGACAGGAAGGCGCAGTTATTTATGGATcaggcaataaaataaaataaaataaaaatggacaaAAGCTGAACCATTGAATCAGTTTACAACTAAGGCCGGATAGGCCGCAAGTCGTGGATCAGAGTTTGAGTGTGTTCCAGCAAATCGGATTACAAAGCCAAGAAATCGGACGAGAAATATCCATAGAGTTAATTTAACTAAAAGCGAACAGCGCGCAGAGCTGCGTCTTCTGGACGCAGGACTGACAGTCTGAAGATCGCAGGCCCGTATCAATACAAAGCTCTTCTATCAATCACTATTCTGCGCGCGCGACGATCAAAAGTCACACAACCGCGAAAATCTGCGACATTTTGTATCAGAAATGTGACCGAAGAGGTTCCGGGACGCGTCTGAACGGTCCGGTGAGTTTAAAACGAATCACAATGAAGCCGGACGCGCTGCTGGCGGTTCAAACTGGAGTCAGAAACAATGTCAGCCCGTTTTAAACGATGaaggaaaaatgaaaactaCTCTTAATTAATTTAGACGTAATGTGTGTGCTTTTCCCGGTTAAAAGTGGAGACTCTAAAACGCTGCTGGCGtgtataaatatttcaaattgttttatcttcatttgaaaatgaaagctATTTAACTTGTGATTCCAGAATATGAAGCAGTATTTGCTTTTAACTTCGTGACGTAGGCACTTGTGTCATTTGTCAATGGTTAATTAAAACAGTTTTCCCTCCTcaaactgttttattttgaaatacttAGCAGTTGAAGGTGTTGAGACGATAttacacaagcaaaaaaaactCTTCATGTGGAAACATTTTCTTGAAGGgaatctgacccccccccccccccatcacatctAATAACGtgaaagctttatttgtattcattatACGTATTCATAAATGTGTGTATTAATGATGCAGGCATCAGtcggacaacccccccccccccccaaccagggGCGAGTACGATGGAAgatgatgcccccccctccagtcaCCGCTCGCCACTCTTCTACCTCCTCCAAGAAGTCTCCAAGCTCGCCTCCCCCGTCCACGGCGGCTTCCCGGCCGCCGATCCGACCTCCGCGTGGCCGGATGAACCCTCCGGGCGGGGTCCTTTCGTCGTGAGAAAACGGGAGGAGGCTGCTCATTCCTTCAAGGTCTCCCGTAGTTCCCTCCAGCACGGCTTGTCTCGCACGACGCCTCGTCATCAAGTGAAGAAAGCGAAGGAGGAAAGCGGCGCCGACGGGGTCGCGCCGCCCGTCGAGCCGCGCCCTCGGTGCGGGAGTCCCTGGAAAGTATTGAGCCTCATCAACCTGCAGTGCGAGAAGCTCCTGCATCACGGCggcggggaatcgaacccgagCTCGGCGCCGCGCCAGGGAGGCGGCTTCGTGCGCGTCGACTCCTCCTACGGGCCGTCGGTTCTGACCCACGACGGGGAGGAAGTCCCGTCCCGTGGAAGTCCTGCGAAAGATGCGAGagcccgcggcggcggcggcgcggcgagTCGTCAAACAGGTCGCCGCGTGAAAAACGCAAAAGCGGGCCGTCGCGTTCGGTTACGGGCCGGGGAAAGGCGTGGCGCCGGTCAGGCGGCGCCGGTGGAGGAGAATGGAACGCCTCTCCCGCCTGTCGGACCCCGGCTGACGTTTAATTCAGGCGTAGACGCGAAGACGACGCTCGTTCTCGATCGCAACGAGAACCTTGCTTTGACGGCGGAGGCCCGTTTCGGACCCGTCCCGCCGTCCCTCGTAGAGGAAACCCCCCCTCCAGGTGTACGACTCGGATCTGCAGGTCACGTTGATGAAACGACCCCCGCGCCCCCTCCAGCGCCGAACACAGAGTCCCAGCCGGTACAAAAGGGGcgcgccgctgctcctccatgtCCCCATCCGTGGCGGCGCAGGGCACGGAGGAAACAGGCGCATCCCAGCCGGAGCGTCGATATCCGAGATCCGGACTTCAGGGGGGTGACGTTCCGGATGGACGCGGAGCTGGATGACAGCCGGGAGCAGAGCCGGCTGCTCATAACGTCCAGCTACAGGTGGTGGGAGATTCCTTTTTACGTCATTTTGAAATGAGAAtgtgtaaatgttgttttacatttacacGCATCGTTTGCATCTGCAAACGACACAGCAGGGAGCTCTGCAAGAGGGCGAGAAAACGGAAGACGAGGACGCGGACGTCCCCGAAAGCCCTTAAAATTAGCAGCTCGGATGAAGATGGTGATTTGAGTATAAGTGAGTATAAACTTCTACCTCTTTCAAATCTAGGTGACCACAGATATCGTTTATGCGGGCGGTCTAGACGCTGCAAACGGATCAGCTCGTGTAGAAGTACACGCTACATTTTAATTAACTGCAATAATGTAAGAGCTTTCAGATTAATGCTCATGTACGCTCAATACTCTTCTGTGTTTTGAATGAATGCATCAGAATCCTCCCACAGCAAATAGCATGTGGAGGACAATATCACGTttgtccactagagggagcCGCCGCATCAAAATACAGCGTTCGACTGACCGGAGTCGCTCCGGACCGACAGGCGGTGTTCCGTTGTCTAAACATCCGGTCACCAGAACGTGCATCAATTCCTGAAGACCCGGAAATGTCGTTTTAATTGTAGCTTTACATTTCCTGTGCAGAGTTTAGACTGTAACAGTAGCAGATTCAGAACATAATCTGTCACCATAGCAACTCTCCTCACGCACGTTAAACGAGAAAACCTTTGTAGTTCAGGAATGTGCGCATTTGGTCCAAAAGGAAAACCTGAACGCGGTTGTGTCTCCGCCATTCAGGAAAGTGCATCATGTTATCGacagtgtgtcttcattttataAAGAAGGAAAAGCCTCTTTTTAACACTGTATATTATGATCAGTTCGTtttgattattaattattagtATTGTTAATGTttttatcaataataataataatgagttgTAGCAGAATTCTGTTAATTAAAATGAAGCATCATTAATACACAATactttccttctcttcctggtCACATTGCTTTAGTAAAGTTTATATAATAAAGTTAATTTCCAcaaaatatttctttcttttttacatgaTAAACTCCTCTGTGTTTTATATGCATTTGATTAAAATTGTCCGTAACACTAACtggatttgtttcttttttttttccacaagaGGGTAAAGTGTGTGCGTCGTGTTGCACCAGGAAAACGCCCATGTGGAGGGACGCCGAGGACGGGACTCCACTCTGTAACGCCTGTGGGATCAGGTATGGCGCAAACATGACAGAATACGAGAGTTCCTCCGGTGGACGGGAAGCTCGAGGCCACATTTTGCTTTCAGGAAATTAAGAATTAACTTTgtataaacataaaaaaacagctAGTCCATTAAGTTAATAATACCAttaatattgtgttttattgatAATCATTTCCAACGTGCAATACCTTTTTAATTATTGTCTATCTATCAGCAAAAAACCAAAACTGTATTCTGTAGTCATTTTACCcagaatttttcttttttttttttcctgtcacaTTTTTGGGaagtttatttttcctttcaggAATTATGAGTCCCAACAACGCCACTGATTAGAAACAATTTTATAATCATTGCTGGCTCGGGACTCGAGAGCAGTAAAATATGTAGTGAGAGGCAGGAACAGCGCTGCTATTGGCTCATTGTCACCGGGTGGTTTTCATTAGAGGAAAGTCAGATATTTGTATTTCagtgtttgcaaaaaaaaagtgtgaaaagAACTTGCTCAAGTACTCAAAGTTCATAGTTGGGGCTACAAATATTCATGACTAACACCAGTTCTTTATGAGGACGGGATGAAAACCGTATCCACTGTGATGCCTGAACACGGAAAAGGTTCAATCCCCGCTTTCCTCTTGTGTCTTCTGAAGGTATAAGAAGTACAGAGTGCGCTGCATCAGCTGCTGGAACATCCCCAGGAAGGAAGGCAACTCCACCTCGCACTGCCTGAAGTGTGGGCGCTCTGTGAAGCTGACCTCTGTGAAGCTGACCTCTGTGAGGCTGACCTCTGCTCTGCTGAAACACGGCAGCTAGGCGGCAACGTGTTGGGCTCTCGGCTTCGTCGTTGTGCTTCGGCCGTCTGCTTGTGTTCCCCAGATGCTGTATCGACCAGGAACAAAAGCCAAAAAAGCAGCGTGTACGTTTGCTCCTTCTTCTGTGAGGAACGCGAGCGTTCGGAGGGAAGTTTAGCCGCCTTTGAGGCGTAAATGGTTTCGGCGTTGCTCCTTTCTGCGAGCGAGCGAGTCTGCAGCAGCCGCAGCCGGTTTATCACGGAGGCAGAAACCTGAGCTCAGCGACACGTTCACTGTTATTAGCTGCAAAAGAGAAATggctatttattatttttgtctttgttatcAGTTTTAATTGTATTAATGGTCGGTGTTGGGTTCGGTGTTGGGCTCGGTGTTGGGCTCGGTGTTGGGCTCGGTGTTGGGTTCGGTGTTGGGCTCGGTGTTGGGCTCGGTGTTGGGCTCGGTGTTGGGTTCGGTGTTGGGCTCGGTGTTGGGCTCGGTGTTGGGCTCGGTGTTGGGTTCGGTGTTGGGCTCGGTGTTGGGCTCGGTGTTGGGCTCGGTGTTGGGCTCGGTGTTGGGCTCGGTGTTGGGCTCGGTGTGACACTGATTTGTTTGgtgcttttctcttttctctgagAAGGAAAACTTTGATTTACGTGAGTTTGCAGGTTTtcatctgcattaaattcattATGAACAATCTCTTGTGTGTCTCTCGGGTCTTTTTAGACTGCAGGGGAGCTAAATCTTTAATTATTGAATCACAGCGGTTTCAGACGGGGACACGTATCTCTATGGAGACGTACGGGAAGAATTCATTAATAGGAGCCCCGCAGATTCCACAGCCCACCCGGAGCTTCATGCCGAGTGGGTGGCCTCACATGGATTGATCCAGTGCAGCTACTATTTCAAAACAGATGACGTCTTCCTCTTATCTGAAACAGCCTGAG includes the following:
- the fdx2 gene encoding ferredoxin-2, mitochondrial; translation: MAASSAVRSGVGLTFRLSRVIPDCSTCPFNKLNSYVTRLNRRRSGLFDCLWTINRHVQTSMGLYRCAEGNSNAEAPEDVVNVVYVDRSGQRIPIQAKVGDNVLYLAHKHGIDLEGACEASLACSTCQVYVSGEHFDKLPEPDEREDDMLDMAPMLQENSRLGCQILLTRELDGVELTLPKVTRNFYVDGHVPKPH